Proteins from one Hemiscyllium ocellatum isolate sHemOce1 chromosome 30, sHemOce1.pat.X.cur, whole genome shotgun sequence genomic window:
- the rrm2 gene encoding ribonucleoside-diphosphate reductase subunit M2 isoform X2, giving the protein MSAPVLLSPKNEVSVRPSKCPEEKHRTDLKNPAAAKHQDEPLLRDNPNRFVIFPIQYHDMWQMYKKAEASFWTAEEVDLSKDLAHWGSLKPNEKHFITHVLAFFAASDGIVNENLVERFSQEVQVTEARCFYGFQIAMENVHSEMYSLLIDAYVKDPSERESLFNAIKTMPCIKKKADWALRWIADHESTFGERVVGFAAVEGIFFSGSFAAIFWLKKRGLMPGLTFSNELISRDEEFVTESLPVDLIGMNCTLMKYYIEFVADRLLMELGFSKIFKTENPFDFMENISLEGKTNFFEKRVAEYQRMGVMSKAEDNNFTLDADF; this is encoded by the exons ATGTCTGCTCCAGTTCTCCTGAGCCCCAAAAATGAAGTCTCCGTTCGTCCTTCCAAATGTCCTGAAGAAAAACACAGG ACAGATTTGAAAAATCCAGCAGCTGCAAAACATCAGGATGAGCCTCTTCTTCGGGATAACCCCAATCGGTTTGTTATCTTTCCGATCCAATACCATGATATGTGGCAGATGTACAAAAAGGCAGAAGCATCATTCTGGACTGCAGAGGAG GTTGACTTATCAAAGGACTTGGCACACTGGGGTTCTCTGAAACCAAATGAAAAACACTTTATCACACATGTTCTGGCATTCTTTGCTGCGAGTGATGGAATTGTAAATGAGAATCTG GTGGAACGATTCAGTCAAGAGGTCCAAGTCACTGAAGCTCGTTGTTTCTATGGTTTCcaaattgccatggagaatgttcATTCTGAAATGTACAGTCTCCTTATTGATGCCTATGTCAAGGATCCAAGTGAGAG GGAATCCTTGTTTAATGCAATCAAAACAATGCCATGCATCAAGAAGAAGGCTGACTGGGCCTTGCGGTGGATTGCTGATCATGAATCTACATTTG GGGAACGTGTGGTTGGCTTCGCTGCTGTTGAGGGGATCTTTTTCTCTGGGTCCTTTGCTGCTATTTTCTGGTTGAAGAAACGCGGATTGATGCCAGGCCTGACTTTCTCCAACGAATTGATCAGTAGGGATGAA GAGTTTGTGACTGAATCTCTCCCTGTGGACCTGATTGGAATGAACTGCACTCTGATGAAATATTACATTGAGTTTGTGGCTGATCGCTTGCTAATGGAGTTAGGTTTCAGTAAG ATCTTTAAAACTGAAAACCCTTTTGACTTCATGGAAAACATTTCTCTGGAAGGGAAGACTAACTTCTTTGAAAAGAGAGTTGCTGAGTATCAGCGAATGGGTGTGATGTCCAAAGCAGAAGATAACAACTTCACACTAGATGCTGACTTCTAA
- the rrm2 gene encoding ribonucleoside-diphosphate reductase subunit M2 isoform X1, translating into MSAPVLLSPKNEVSVRPSKCPEEKHRTDLKNPAAAKHQDEPLLRDNPNRFVIFPIQYHDMWQMYKKAEASFWTAEEVDLSKDLAHWGSLKPNEKHFITHVLAFFAASDGIVNENLVERFSQEVQVTEARCFYGFQIAMENVHSEMYSLLIDAYVKDPSERESLFNAIKTMPCIKKKADWALRWIADHESTFGERVVGFAAVEGIFFSGSFAAIFWLKKRGLMPGLTFSNELISRDEGLHCDFACLIFKHLVHKPSETRVRKIITEAVRIEQEFVTESLPVDLIGMNCTLMKYYIEFVADRLLMELGFSKIFKTENPFDFMENISLEGKTNFFEKRVAEYQRMGVMSKAEDNNFTLDADF; encoded by the exons ATGTCTGCTCCAGTTCTCCTGAGCCCCAAAAATGAAGTCTCCGTTCGTCCTTCCAAATGTCCTGAAGAAAAACACAGG ACAGATTTGAAAAATCCAGCAGCTGCAAAACATCAGGATGAGCCTCTTCTTCGGGATAACCCCAATCGGTTTGTTATCTTTCCGATCCAATACCATGATATGTGGCAGATGTACAAAAAGGCAGAAGCATCATTCTGGACTGCAGAGGAG GTTGACTTATCAAAGGACTTGGCACACTGGGGTTCTCTGAAACCAAATGAAAAACACTTTATCACACATGTTCTGGCATTCTTTGCTGCGAGTGATGGAATTGTAAATGAGAATCTG GTGGAACGATTCAGTCAAGAGGTCCAAGTCACTGAAGCTCGTTGTTTCTATGGTTTCcaaattgccatggagaatgttcATTCTGAAATGTACAGTCTCCTTATTGATGCCTATGTCAAGGATCCAAGTGAGAG GGAATCCTTGTTTAATGCAATCAAAACAATGCCATGCATCAAGAAGAAGGCTGACTGGGCCTTGCGGTGGATTGCTGATCATGAATCTACATTTG GGGAACGTGTGGTTGGCTTCGCTGCTGTTGAGGGGATCTTTTTCTCTGGGTCCTTTGCTGCTATTTTCTGGTTGAAGAAACGCGGATTGATGCCAGGCCTGACTTTCTCCAACGAATTGATCAGTAGGGATGAA GGTCTACACTGTGACTTTGCCTGCTTGATCTTCAAACACTTGGTTCACAAGCCCTCTGAAACTAGAGTCCGAAAAATTATCACTGAAGCAGTGAGGATTGAGCAG GAGTTTGTGACTGAATCTCTCCCTGTGGACCTGATTGGAATGAACTGCACTCTGATGAAATATTACATTGAGTTTGTGGCTGATCGCTTGCTAATGGAGTTAGGTTTCAGTAAG ATCTTTAAAACTGAAAACCCTTTTGACTTCATGGAAAACATTTCTCTGGAAGGGAAGACTAACTTCTTTGAAAAGAGAGTTGCTGAGTATCAGCGAATGGGTGTGATGTCCAAAGCAGAAGATAACAACTTCACACTAGATGCTGACTTCTAA